Part of the Qipengyuania sp. SS22 genome, GCGGGAAGGCCTTGCAGCTTCAATCCATTGCCATCGACCAGCACCGCATCCGGGGCCAGAACCCGCGAAACAGCCTCGTAGTCGAGCGAATTCAGCCCGGCGATCACATCGCATACGGCATTCGCCCGAGCCTTGCGGTTGAGGCGTTTCTTGAACAGGAAGTGCAGCATAACGGGGACAATCCTATAACGGATTGCCCCCGCTTCAACTATCAAAAGTTATGCCCGCGGAATTAACCGCTTAAGGCAGGAATTCAGCCTACGAGCTCGGCTTCGTCGAAGAAGAAGTCGATTTCGATCTTGGCATTTTCGTCGCTGTCCGAACCGTGGACCGAATTGGCTTCGATCGATTCCGCATAGGTCTTGCGGATCGTGCCTTCGTCGGCATCGGCCGGGTTGGTCGCGCCCATCACGTCGCGGTTGCGCTTCACGGCGTCTTCGCCTTCGAGCACCTGCACGACGACCGGGCCCGAGATCATGAAATCGACCAGTTCACCGAAGAAGGGGCGTTCCTTGTGGACCGCGTAAAAGCCTTCGGCCTGTTCGCGGGTCATCTGGATGCGCTTCGAAGCGACGACGCGCAGGCCGGCTTCTTCCAGCATCTTGGTGACTGCACCGGTCAGGTTGCGGCGGGTGGCATCGGGCTTGATGATCGAAAAGGTGCGGGTAACCGCCATGGTGATTTCCTTGCGTGGATTTTTATACGGGGAGAGGAGGTCTCGCGCGCGCCCCTAGCGCCGCGCGCCCGCACGGGCAAGATTCATTCGAGGCCGTGCCCGATCGACAGCTGGGCTTCGGTGACCTCGTCCTGACGCGTGGCGGTGAAGGAAAAACTGGTCCCATCTGCGCCCTCGCCGCCGATCATCGTTACCGGGCCGCTTTCCAGCGAGGTGGCCACATCGATCCCCACTGCTTCGGCCTGCGTGCGGTAATAGGACACCATTTCCTGCGGCGTGGCATCGCTTTCCAGATTAAGCAGCACCAGCAGCCCATCGGCCTGTTCCACCCGCGTGTTGTTGGTGACGCTGGCGCCGGGATAGACTGCAAAGCCTGCGGGAAGCGCGACCGGCACCTTTTCGCCCGAGCGCATCGTCGTGGTGGTGCCATCGCCATCGGTATGGCGCGCGCTGGTTTCACCGGTCCGGGCATCGATATCGTAGGAGCCGCGCGGCTGGGCGCCGTCACCCGCCGACGCGCCCTCGGGGTCATCCGCATCGCCGCCACAACCGCCTAGCGCGAGCGCGGCAGCACTGAAAGCGGCAAGGCGGGCGGCATGCGGGCTGCGGGTCATACCCAATCGACCCACGAAGCGCCGAAGGGTTCCGTCAGCGCCCTTCGCGCCAGGCACCGTTTTCGTCCTGCTTGTTGATGCGGTTGTCGATCTGATCGTCTTGCGCGAAGCGCCGCCACAGTTCGGCAGCGGCATCGCGCTGCGTGCCGTCGAACAAGAGCAGCACGCGGTCGAACCCCAGCGCGTCGTCGCGCCACTGGCCATCGGCGATCAGCGCCATGCGCGCATCATTGGGTGCGGCGCAATCCGCCGACAGCAGGATCGGCTGGTGTGCCTCATGCGGTCCGCCGGCCATGCCATTGGCGAGGAAAGTCCCCCCGCCCTGCTCCCAAAGCAGCTTGCCGAGCTGGCCACGCTGCGCCTCGTCGCCGCTTACTACCAACAGGCGCTCGCCCGCCTGCAACACCTTGCGCGCCAGCTTGGCGGTGGTGACATCGACCGGATCGCGGCTGAGCTGGTAGAAATCGACGCGGGTGGCGGTCATTCCTGGCCTGCCGCTTCGCTGCCTGCCGCCGGCTTGTTCCGGCGGCATTTGTCCGAGCAGTATTTCACCCCGTCCCAGTCACGCGCCCATTTCTTGCGCCAGGTGAAATCGAAGCCGCAGGTCAGGCAGGTCTTGCTGGGCAGATCGCCCATCCGCCGCATCTTGCCACTGCCCTTGCCCTTGGCCACGACTGCCGTCAGCCCTCCAGCGTGTCGCGGACGAAGCGATCGATCAGGCGTACGCCATAGCCGGTTGCGCCCTTGCCCCAGGTGCGGCCGGGTTTGTCCGACCAGACCATTCCCGCAACATCGACATGCGCCCACGGCGTACCGTTGACGATGAAGCGCTGGAGGAACTGTGCTGCGGTGATCGAACCTGCGCCCTTGCCGCCGATGTTCTTCATGTCGGCGATCGGCGAATTGATCAGCTTGTCGTATGCGGGGCCGATCGGCATCCGCCAGTTGCGGTCGCCCGTGCTTTCGCCCGCGGCGTGGAGGTCCTGCGCAAGCTGGTCGTCATTGGAAAAGACGCCGGCGAATTCGTTACCCAGCGCAACGATGATCGCGCCGGTCAGCGTGGCGAAATCGATGATCCGCGCGGGCTGGAACTCTTCCTGCGTC contains:
- the ndk gene encoding nucleoside-diphosphate kinase — encoded protein: MAVTRTFSIIKPDATRRNLTGAVTKMLEEAGLRVVASKRIQMTREQAEGFYAVHKERPFFGELVDFMISGPVVVQVLEGEDAVKRNRDVMGATNPADADEGTIRKTYAESIEANSVHGSDSDENAKIEIDFFFDEAELVG
- a CDS encoding DNA polymerase III subunit chi — translated: MTATRVDFYQLSRDPVDVTTAKLARKVLQAGERLLVVSGDEAQRGQLGKLLWEQGGGTFLANGMAGGPHEAHQPILLSADCAAPNDARMALIADGQWRDDALGFDRVLLLFDGTQRDAAAELWRRFAQDDQIDNRINKQDENGAWREGR
- a CDS encoding DUF2256 domain-containing protein produces the protein MAKGKGSGKMRRMGDLPSKTCLTCGFDFTWRKKWARDWDGVKYCSDKCRRNKPAAGSEAAGQE